One part of the Glycine soja cultivar W05 chromosome 11, ASM419377v2, whole genome shotgun sequence genome encodes these proteins:
- the LOC114377608 gene encoding uncharacterized protein LOC114377608 isoform X1, producing the protein MPFASASMAKRSEELGLSLMNTDSANHDRIPGGCHPNDTTAPLPLVSPSPFPHWNLHETSQHYNNEPAGVNSMIDSSQFRSYQNFQMDHNYSHRAEEHNFLPCRPDSRFPCPEGYIGWPYQYDRHNNLAIPSDVRNTSFNLNNFEKPDNGGMCVTPIYGSASRLQMVNPTGTAMSANIGQPSLDMNSGMALCNPNQGCVEPLLTIGKHDERYMTMGSGSNNKESKSSAVTPKFNVTGNSERAFLPPINSYHNHLGSRSSLNPGFDMNDTFSAFQNDSGFISDLAPSGNHEALFDSIPGLRLGPSYAFQWPAAGEQNRYLGQFNRDLGLAGMEFTDVGLTNGLERCMDLNSLPIVGSQTMPFESRQSWANRQLVPSSSGVVTDNLPTEMLPKNNDKFSSQFFSSPPLAVATRSTRGQDLSSNPGQSQAGGSIQQSNSLLRPQSTSDVGIQSGMGYMTAQVSRPSNMSSLKRAASQPLSSTVQNQHRKTLPTQFRHPSIPNWNRLAPSVPNTSRAMSPLIRPAQSLTAQAPPHSVVPPSFPTTWTKSVLQAPNTTRAIHSKMHTATFLAPNDKRISSFHHPSSHTSPRTNQSNHQMLAQALAHQRLKAPIIPSAPRIASNYIKFKDQTAEPSGYKCLLCKRDLSYAPEGPISQPPVPPATAVLPCGHTFHDYCLERITPDDQSKYPPCIPCALLE; encoded by the exons ATGCCCTTTGCTTCTGCTTCCATGGCAAAAAGGAGTGAAGAGCTAGGATTAAGCTTAATGAACACTGATTCTGCTAACCATGACAGGATTCCTGGTGGTTGCCACCCGAATGATACAACCGCCCCTCTGCCTCTGGTTTCACCATCTCCTTTCCCCCACTGGAATTTGCATGAAACATCTCAACATTATAACAATGAACCAGCTGGAGTTAATTCAATGATTGATTCCTCTCAGTTCAGAAGTTATCAGAATTTCCAGATGGACCATAATTACTCACACAGAGCAGAAGAACATAATTTCCTTCCATGCAGACCAGATTCTCGTTTTCCATGTCCAGAAGGATACATAGGGTGGCCATATCAATATGACAGGCACAATAATCTAGCAATCCCTTCCGATGTGAGGAATACTTCCTTCAATCTAAATAATTTTGAGAAGCCTGACAATGGTGGGATGTGTGTGACCCCAATTTACGGTTCGGCTAGCAGGCTACAAATGGTCAACCCTACTGGAACAGCAATGAGTGCTAATATTGGTCAGCCTTCACTAGATATGAATTCGGGAATGGCTCTGTGTAATCCAAATCAAGGTTGTGTAGAACCATTGCTTACAATAGGAAAACATGATGAAAGATATATGACCATGGGTTCTGGAAGTAATAACAAAGAGTCCAAATCCAGTGCTGtaacaccaaaattcaatgtgaCTGGTAATTCTGAGAGGGCATTTCTTCCTCCAATCAATTCATATCACAATCATCTGGGTAGCAGAAGTTCCTTAAACCCTGGTTTTGACATGAATGACACCTTTTCTGCTTTTCAGAATGACAGTGGATTCATATCTGATTTAGCTCCTTCAGGCAATCATGAAGCTCTGTTTGATTCTATACCTGGTTTACGGTTGGGGCCATCATATGCTTTTCAATGGCCAGCTGCTGGTGAGCAAAACCGTTATTTAGGGCAGTTCAACAGGGATTTAGGTCTTGCAGGTATGGAATTTACAGATGTAGGTCTCACAAATGGCCTTGAAAGATGCATGGATCTAAATTCATTGCCAATTGTTGGCAGTCAAACTATGCCTTTTGAAAGTCGACAGAGCTGGGCGAATAGACAGCTAGTTCCCTCTTCAAGTGGAGTAGTAACTGATAATTTGCCTACTGAGATGTTacctaaaaataatgataagtTCTCATCACAGTTTTTTTCTAGTCCTCCTTTAGCTGTGGCCACTAGAAGCACCAGAGGGCAAGATCTTTCAA GTAATCCTGGTCAATCACAGGCAGGTGGTTCTATTCAGCAATCAAACTCTCTTCTTCGACCACAATCTACTTCTG ATGTAGGAATACAATCCGGAATGGGATATATGACTGCTCAAGTTTCAAGGCCATCCAACATGTCATCTCTAAAGAGAGCTGCTTCCCAACCACTGTCATCCACTGTCCAGAATCAACACAGGAAGACTCTACCAACTCAGTTCAGACATCCATCAATTCCAAATTGGAACAGATTGGCTCCATCAGTCCCAAATACATCCCGAGCAATGTCTCCCTTGATCCGCCCAGCCCAATCTCTCACAGCCCAAGCTCCTCCTCACTCTGTTGTTCCTCCATCATTCCCGACGACTTGGACTAAATCTGTTCTTCAAGCCCCAAACACAACCCGGGCAATTCATTCCAAAATGCACACAGCTACATTTCTTGCACCTAATGACAAGAGAATCTCTTCTTTCCACCACCCCTCATCCCATACCTCACCTCGTACAAACCAATCTAACCATCAAATGTTGGCTCAGGCTTTGGCTCACCAACGTTTGAAGGCTCCAATTATACCATCTGCTCCCCGCATTGCTTCcaattacattaaatttaaag ATCAAACAGCAGAACCAAGTGGTTATAAATGCCTTTTGTGCAAGAGGGATCTCTCCTACGCACCAGAAGGGCCTATTTCCCAGCCACCTGTTCCGCCTGCTACTGCTGTTCTACCATGTGGCCACACCTTTCATGATTACTGTTTGGAGCGAATAACCCCTGATGACCAATCCAAATATCCTCCATGCATTCCTTGTGCTCTTCTCGAGTAG
- the LOC114377608 gene encoding uncharacterized protein LOC114377608 isoform X2 has product MPFASASMAKRSEELGLSLMNTDSANHDRIPGGCHPNDTTAPLPLVSPSPFPHWNLHETSQHYNNEPAGVNSMIDSSQFRSYQNFQMDHNYSHRAEEHNFLPCRPDSRFPCPEGYIGWPYQYDRHNNLAIPSDVRNTSFNLNNFEKPDNGGMCVTPIYGSASRLQMVNPTGTAMSANIGQPSLDMNSGMALCNPNQGCVEPLLTIGKHDERYMTMGSGSNNKESKSSAVTPKFNVTGNSERAFLPPINSYHNHLGSRSSLNPGFDMNDTFSAFQNDSGFISDLAPSGNHEALFDSIPGLRLGPSYAFQWPAAGEQNRYLGQFNRDLGLAGMEFTDVGLTNGLERCMDLNSLPIVGSQTMPFESRQSWANRQLVPSSSGVVTDNLPTEMLPKNNDKFSSQFFSSPPLAVATRSTRGQDLSSNPGQSQAGGSIQQSNSLLRPQSTSGIQSGMGYMTAQVSRPSNMSSLKRAASQPLSSTVQNQHRKTLPTQFRHPSIPNWNRLAPSVPNTSRAMSPLIRPAQSLTAQAPPHSVVPPSFPTTWTKSVLQAPNTTRAIHSKMHTATFLAPNDKRISSFHHPSSHTSPRTNQSNHQMLAQALAHQRLKAPIIPSAPRIASNYIKFKDQTAEPSGYKCLLCKRDLSYAPEGPISQPPVPPATAVLPCGHTFHDYCLERITPDDQSKYPPCIPCALLE; this is encoded by the exons ATGCCCTTTGCTTCTGCTTCCATGGCAAAAAGGAGTGAAGAGCTAGGATTAAGCTTAATGAACACTGATTCTGCTAACCATGACAGGATTCCTGGTGGTTGCCACCCGAATGATACAACCGCCCCTCTGCCTCTGGTTTCACCATCTCCTTTCCCCCACTGGAATTTGCATGAAACATCTCAACATTATAACAATGAACCAGCTGGAGTTAATTCAATGATTGATTCCTCTCAGTTCAGAAGTTATCAGAATTTCCAGATGGACCATAATTACTCACACAGAGCAGAAGAACATAATTTCCTTCCATGCAGACCAGATTCTCGTTTTCCATGTCCAGAAGGATACATAGGGTGGCCATATCAATATGACAGGCACAATAATCTAGCAATCCCTTCCGATGTGAGGAATACTTCCTTCAATCTAAATAATTTTGAGAAGCCTGACAATGGTGGGATGTGTGTGACCCCAATTTACGGTTCGGCTAGCAGGCTACAAATGGTCAACCCTACTGGAACAGCAATGAGTGCTAATATTGGTCAGCCTTCACTAGATATGAATTCGGGAATGGCTCTGTGTAATCCAAATCAAGGTTGTGTAGAACCATTGCTTACAATAGGAAAACATGATGAAAGATATATGACCATGGGTTCTGGAAGTAATAACAAAGAGTCCAAATCCAGTGCTGtaacaccaaaattcaatgtgaCTGGTAATTCTGAGAGGGCATTTCTTCCTCCAATCAATTCATATCACAATCATCTGGGTAGCAGAAGTTCCTTAAACCCTGGTTTTGACATGAATGACACCTTTTCTGCTTTTCAGAATGACAGTGGATTCATATCTGATTTAGCTCCTTCAGGCAATCATGAAGCTCTGTTTGATTCTATACCTGGTTTACGGTTGGGGCCATCATATGCTTTTCAATGGCCAGCTGCTGGTGAGCAAAACCGTTATTTAGGGCAGTTCAACAGGGATTTAGGTCTTGCAGGTATGGAATTTACAGATGTAGGTCTCACAAATGGCCTTGAAAGATGCATGGATCTAAATTCATTGCCAATTGTTGGCAGTCAAACTATGCCTTTTGAAAGTCGACAGAGCTGGGCGAATAGACAGCTAGTTCCCTCTTCAAGTGGAGTAGTAACTGATAATTTGCCTACTGAGATGTTacctaaaaataatgataagtTCTCATCACAGTTTTTTTCTAGTCCTCCTTTAGCTGTGGCCACTAGAAGCACCAGAGGGCAAGATCTTTCAA GTAATCCTGGTCAATCACAGGCAGGTGGTTCTATTCAGCAATCAAACTCTCTTCTTCGACCACAATCTACTTCTG GAATACAATCCGGAATGGGATATATGACTGCTCAAGTTTCAAGGCCATCCAACATGTCATCTCTAAAGAGAGCTGCTTCCCAACCACTGTCATCCACTGTCCAGAATCAACACAGGAAGACTCTACCAACTCAGTTCAGACATCCATCAATTCCAAATTGGAACAGATTGGCTCCATCAGTCCCAAATACATCCCGAGCAATGTCTCCCTTGATCCGCCCAGCCCAATCTCTCACAGCCCAAGCTCCTCCTCACTCTGTTGTTCCTCCATCATTCCCGACGACTTGGACTAAATCTGTTCTTCAAGCCCCAAACACAACCCGGGCAATTCATTCCAAAATGCACACAGCTACATTTCTTGCACCTAATGACAAGAGAATCTCTTCTTTCCACCACCCCTCATCCCATACCTCACCTCGTACAAACCAATCTAACCATCAAATGTTGGCTCAGGCTTTGGCTCACCAACGTTTGAAGGCTCCAATTATACCATCTGCTCCCCGCATTGCTTCcaattacattaaatttaaag ATCAAACAGCAGAACCAAGTGGTTATAAATGCCTTTTGTGCAAGAGGGATCTCTCCTACGCACCAGAAGGGCCTATTTCCCAGCCACCTGTTCCGCCTGCTACTGCTGTTCTACCATGTGGCCACACCTTTCATGATTACTGTTTGGAGCGAATAACCCCTGATGACCAATCCAAATATCCTCCATGCATTCCTTGTGCTCTTCTCGAGTAG
- the LOC114377322 gene encoding ent-kaurene oxidase, chloroplastic-like, which translates to MHAMEFLTLSVTVAAAAFSILFFFLRHAGAGAGSLPPVPAVPGLPVIGNLLQLKEKKPYKTFTQMAHKHGPIYSIRTGASTLIVLNSPLLAKEAMVTRFSSISTRKLSNALKILTSDKCMVATSDYNEFHKTVKRHILTNFLGANAQKRHHIHREAMMENILSQFSEHVKTFSDLAVNFRKIFVTQLFGLALKQALGSNVETIYVEELGSTLSKEDIYKILVVDIMEGAIEVDWRDFFPYLKWIPNRRLEMKIQNLYVRRKAVMKALMNEQKNRMASGKEVNCYFDYLVSEAKELTEDQISMLIWETIIETSDTTLVTTEWAMYELAKDKTRQDRLYEELQYVCGHENVIEDQLSKLPYLGAVFHETLRKHSPAPIVPLRYAHEDTKLGGYHIPAGSEIAINIYGCNMDNNLWENPNEWMPERFLDEKYDHMDLYKTMAFGAGKRVCAGSLQAMLIACTAIGRLVQQFEWELGQGEEENVDTMGLTTHRLHPLLVKLKPRIK; encoded by the exons ATGCATGCTATGGAGTTCCTCACCCTTTCAGTTACTGTGGCCGCAGCTGCTTTTTCtatcctcttcttcttcctgcGACATGCGGGAGCCGGAGCAGGATCACTCCCCCCAGTACCAG CTGTTCCAGGATTACCAGTGATTGGGAATCTGCTCCAATTGAAGGAGAAGAAACCTTACAAGACCTTCACCCAGATGGCTCACAAACATGGGCCCATCTATTCCATCCGAACCGGTGCTTCCACTCTCATTGTTCTCAACTCTCCCCTCCTTGCTAAGGAG GCCATGGTCACTAGATTTTCATCAATTTCAACAAGGAAGCTATCCAATGCCCTCAAGATTCTCACTTCTGATAAATGTATGGTTGCCACTAGTGACTACAATGAATTTCATAAAACTGTCAAAAGACATATTCTTACTAACTTCTTGGGTGCCAATGCACAG aAGCGACACCATATCCACCGAGAAGCCATGATGGAAAATATTTTGAGCCAGTTTAGTGAACATGTCAAGACCTTCTCTGATTTGGCAGTTAATTTTAGGAAAATATTCGTAACTCAACTTTTTGGATTAGCACTGAAGCAA GCTCTGGGAAGTAATGTAGAGACCATTTATGTGGAGGAGCTTGGGAGTACATTATCAAAAGAGGACATATATAAGATTCTAGTGGTTGATATAATGGAGGGTGCAATTGAGGTGGATTGGCGAGATTTCTTTCCATACTTGAAGTGGATTCCAAATAGGAGGCTGGAGATGAAAATTCAGAATCTTTATGTGCGCAGAAAAGCTGTCATGAAGGCCTTGATGAATGAGCAGAAGAACAGAATGGCTTCAGGAAAG GAAGTAAATTGTTATTTTGACTACCTGGTATCGGAAGCTAAAGAACTGACTGAAGATCAAATTTCCATGCTAATCTGGGAGACCATTATTGAGACATCTGATACTACATTAGTTACAACTGAATGGGCTATGTATGAACTTGCTAAAGACAAAACTCGTCAG GACCGTCTTTATGAGGAGCTCCAATATGTATGTGGACATGAAAATGTTATAGAAGACCAATTATCTAAGCTACCATACTTGGGGGCAGTATTCCATGAAACTTTAAGGAAGCATAGTCCAGCTCCGATTGTGCCACTAAGATATGCTCATGAAGATACAAAATTGGGAGGATATCATATTCCTGCAGGAAGCGAG ATCGCAATAAATATATACGGATGCAACATGGACAACAATCTGTgggaaaatcctaatgagtggATGCCAGAGAGATTTCTAGATGAGAAATATGACCACATGGATTTATACAAGACCATGGCCTTTGGAGCAGGGAAGAGGGTGTGTGCGGGCTCTCTTCAGGCCATGTTGATAGCTTGCACTGCAATTGGCAGATTGGTTCAGCAATTTGAGTGGGAGCTGGGACAAGGGGAAGAAGAGAATGTGGATACAATGGGCCTTACCACCCACAGGCTCCATCCCCTGCTAGTAAAACTCAAGCCAAGAATCAAGTAA